gattgtGCCTGAAGCGCAAGGGTGCGCTTCCCAAAGGGGAGGGCAGTCTGATGATGTGtcgtcactacacatgagtgtgtgctctgactgccatgccattgagcctggcgctttggcgttgcggtcagagtgcaggttttGCACCCTGTAGACCCTGGTTCAAGTCTGGGTGGTGTGATTACTCTTTCCCCTTCGCTACACTGGACAATATCAGATGGCTGTGAGCATGAATCTATTGAGCATCCACCATTCTGCTGATTAGTGTCCTGCTCAGTGTGAGGTGAATCCTGGGCATCATTTAACTCATTTTCATTGTTTGCCTGATTGCATGCGCTGTTCGTCCCTGAATGTCCTCCTGTGTCTGTCACGTCACACTCATCCCATGTATCAGTCTCCATTAGATCAGTTGCATCTGCTATATCTGCACGAATGTCATCATTTATGTGACTCATCTGCCAAGCTATTCATTGCATCCTCAAAAGCTGGTTTATCATCCCTTATAGTTATGTCCTCATACTCTGAATGTATCTCTTTCAGTTTTGATGAGGCACTCAGTACTTTGTTCATATCAATGGTTTGGAACTGGTAATGCCCTGTATTATTAATTCTTCTTTCTGAATAAAAAGGATGATACCCTGTGAGGAGTTCTGATGGAGAACATTTCATACAGTGATCCTGACACCATTATctcaccctgctgaactctgcataACGGTGaccccccctggctaccccctcacattccttcctacagtgactgtattcccccctctaccctggcctgactgccacacacctcccccagccactgaacatttgcactaaaactgttcatctgtttatatctatttatttaaaattgttgtccatatccatattcaccgtacttatatcttatatctcctacctcatttataacttctactgccactttcacctgtacttcacctgcactttacatactgtatatctatatcatatatctatatcacatctgcactaaccaccactattgctgcttactgttcatattacttatgtcttataccatactgtatatattctatttatctatttttatattaccactttgcacatactctgcactcttctgattttgcacttctggttagatgctaactgcatttcgttgcctcagtacttgtactctgtgcaatgacaataaagttgaatctaatctaatctaatcaagcCTAGGCCACTGATGTGCGGCAAGTCTTTCAGCTGGTTGATAATTACCATTTGAATAATGCTAGTTTCAAGATGAAGACTTAGGActtaatgtttatgtttgtttaataTTTGTTATTGTATACTTAACCATAACTCACCAAGATATATACACACTAAAAAGAGGAAAACGACCTTTTGAAAAGCTATAGCATCCATGTAACTGTAAATACTGTACTGTAACAAAACATTATTATGAAGGGTGATCGATGTGATTACTGTATTAACTGATCATGAGAATGATAATCTACATGGTGTCTCAAAATGGTGTATGTGACAGCACTTAAGCATTTGTGACCAGGAACCTCTCAAAGACTGACAATTTGTTTCCTTTTCTATGGGCGGTGATCCCATCAAacaggtaaaaaaaatgtaaaagtggTCTTGTCTCACTCATGATCAGGGTTACAGAAGATAATGCATTATACACACCTGTTAAATGCATTCAGTTTCTCTCACAGAAATAACAATGCTGaataaaatctaaataaaatCGTTTTAAAAAGACGCTAGTAATAATGAAGCAAGCTCTCATCGCTGCCTGTATTTTCCAGAGCATATTAACACAAAAGACCAACATCCATAAGTAACGGGAACTATGGgctatatgtaaatatacatctGGCTTGTGCAAGAATAAGCTAATTCACACTACTGCCTGCAAAAactggcacgcacgcacgcatgcacacacacagaaacaaacacacacacacacacacacacacagaaacaaacacacacacacacacacagaaacacacacagctgttattCTGCTACAGCTTCTGGTGGTTCCTCTTCTCCTTGTGCTTCAGCTCCTGCCTCCACTAGTTTCTGTTGGTACTGACTCTTGAAGAAGCCCGACTGAAAACAGGCAGATAGATATATGgcatgaaagaaagacagagtggagaTTGATGTAAAATCGAACAATTGCATAATTTCATACTGTTCATTGGTTACCTTGGCGAGGCCAGCTGTCATGAGAGCCAATAGGATCAGACCACCCACTACTCCACCAATGATCTCCTTAGTTAGATTTGGCTCCTCATAGACCTCCACAAGAGTCTCAATCTACAGGGGCCCACAAAACAATGCAATGTACTAATGGCAACCAAAAACAAATTCCCTAAGACTGTTCCCcttttgtgtgtatacataatCATATCTCTTAAATATTGTTCAGCAACACCATTTTAAACTCTAAACTTTAAACTTGTTGATTTCTGCAACTGCAACTTTTTGACTATGTTCTCTGCTGTTACCCTGGCGACAGGTGCGAGGCGTGAGGAGTCTGAGGAGTAGAAGATGTATTTGTTGTTGTCGTACTCCAGCGTGGCAGAGCTGACCAAATGGAACAAAGCAGAACGCAGTCCAGTCTGAGAGAAACaacaagaaagaaggagaggaaagagattataataataatgaggagaggaaggagataataataataatgaggagaggaaggagataataataatacataatgcATATAATAATACTAACAACAATAACTGATGCAATGCCGTGTAGTGGGCGTGTCTGTTTTCCACAAATTATTGAACAAAGATAAATCATTTTTAACCCTTTAAAGTAACAGTCAGCACCTGTTCAATCCATCCTGAGCTCACGTTCCCTAAGATTTGGTAAACTCTGCGGGCGTCTCTAGTCATGTATGACGTACACCTGAactccagacacacagcaaTGGAGCAGTTCTGATGAAGATGACAGATGAAGAGCAatgtaacaaaaacaaacaaaaacaacaaaatgtaactgtaaaaactgtaaataaGCATTATGTTATAAATGTAAAAAGTTCTAATTCAGAAACAGAGACAAGAaaagagggggcagagaggtgGATAGTGAAGTAGTGAGCATGTTCTAATCTAGGGTACGCTTCAGGTGAGCATGTTCAAGGGTACGCTTCAGGTGAGCATGTTCAAGGGTACGCTTCAGGTGAGCATGTTCAAGGGTACGCTTCAGGTGAGCATGTAATGAGTACGCTTCAGGTGAGCATGTAATGAGTACGGTTCAGGTGAGCACGTTCTAGAGTACGCTTCAGGTGAGCACGTTCTAGAGTACGCTTCAGGTGAGCTTGTAATGAGTACGCTTCAGGTGAGCATGTAATGAGTACGCTTCAGGTGAGCATGTAATGAGTACGCTTCAGGTGAGCATGTAATGAGTACGCTTCAGGTGAGCATGTAATGAGTACGCTTCAGGTGAGCATGTACTGGGTACTGAAGGATATTTTCTTAAACTAGAGATACATGGATTGATTCAGCAGTATGAACAGCCTTGTTTAACAATTACATAGGCTGAACAGCTGAGAAAGGTATACAAACTAAAAAAAGGAGATAATTGACTTTCCAGGGGCCCCATCAGGCGCCTTTGGAGACACAACCCTCGTGAGGGGGTAACGCTCACAAAGAGCTCATATAAGGAGATATATAATATTAGATAGGTAGTTCAAGTAAACAGCCGTACAGAAATAACCACACGAAATTCCAGATATAGGGTATAAAAGAGCTTGCAGAGCATTCACACTTTGAGACAATCCATGGATctctccttattgtagcttaaTGATTACAATAAAACGTCCAGATTCCTGCAACCAGTC
This genomic interval from Clupea harengus unplaced genomic scaffold, Ch_v2.0.2, whole genome shotgun sequence contains the following:
- the LOC122132387 gene encoding integrin alpha-X-like → MQNLEVTNGLRGLNLTTIIHVPVKLKGKDIWTNVDSLNIQGCTRGGEKSPIITDLQHTFKDNKEPDVNCSIAVCLEFRCTSYMTRDARRVYQILGNVSSGWIEQTGLRSALFHLVSSATLEYDNNKYIFYSSDSSRLAPVARIETLVEVYEEPNLTKEIIGGVVGGLILLALMTAGLAKSGFFKSQYQQKLVEAGAEAQGEEEPPEAVAE